ATGAAGTAAAAAGTATAATAATACTCTCTGAGGTGTAGTGCAGCAGAAGTGTATAGCGAGTTTTACATGAAAAATACCTAAGTCATGTACATGTACCTCAAATTCATACTTAAGTAAATAAACTTTGTTGCATTCCTCTATTGTTACAAGGAGATAATCAAATTTAAAAGTAATACCTCTATTAGAAAGGCACTATATTTCGTAGCCTACTGAACAATAGTCAATTAAAGTTCACACCCTTATACACCTGCCTCTGACATATGATTtgttataaattaaattattatagattaagagatttctGTAAGTAATGTCGAACATGTGTACAATTAAATTTGTgaatatttcaaagttctataaagtactttgctcaataagttcagagagagactgatatgcctttGTTCAGGACCTCCcagactacctacatactgaatatcaaacatatttactgtatagattatgACATTTTTCAATGTAAAGTCCAACTcgttgatattcagtatgtaggtagtcagggaggtcctgaacacaggcatatcagtctctctctgaacttattgagcaaagcttttttacagtactttgaagtttcctgaaatgatctatgccacagtgaaaatgttggacttcactttgaaaaatagtaaacagtgaaaatgttggactttactttgaaaaatctccaaatatattcagtaaaactcgttgatattcagtatgtaggtagtcagggaGGTCCTAAAGTAACTGTTGTTAAGTTAACTGTTGTTAAGCTAACTATTGTTAAGCTAACTGTTGTTAAGCTAACTATTGTTAAGCTAACTATTGTTAAGCTAACTGTTGTTAAGCTAACTGTTGTTAGCCGCAGCTAGCTGCAGCCGGACACGTGGTAAACAAACTCACCTGTTGTTGTGGCTTCTCGTTGTTTTTCAGTGAAGCAGAACTTCATCTGAGTCAAATTGACATCATTACAGGTTGAAAACCAACCACTGGGTCTGTGCTTTATCTCCAATGAAGAGACCTGCAGCCAGTTCAGCATGAACCTACAGGCCTCAGTGGAAACACCAGTCACACCAGGGCCAGTTTGGATAAACtaggataaaaaacaaatgtaaacactATTAAACCATCAGAAAGTAAATCCTGCCCAAAAAGGGTGTTTTAATAAATCTTTCAAGTCATCAGACTAAACTTATCTATGATTTTGGTGACAGAAATATTTTGTGACAGTCGGACAATGAGGCAAGGCTGAGCAGCAAGGTTCACTAAGCCCATCTTTGTTTTACTGTACACTAAGTAGAACTATACCGTACCACAACATGACTTTAATATCGGTGGTCAATTCAAAACTTTTCTACTGTAGTTTATTGACAATGTAAGACACTTCACCAAGAAACATGAGTTCAATTTATCCGATCAACTACGCTCCATCTACAGATGCCATGATCCATGGGTTCAGATCTATTTCagttctccttcctccgtctGATCAGTGGTGATTCCTGCGGAAGCCAGCCTCCTTTACCACAATTCATCTGAAGGTGTGTCAGAACTTCAGTGAGTTTGGTTTCTAAACCACTTACCTGTGAGATTGAGGCTTTGGATGTGACCCACTTGGATTTCATGTCCCCAACATCCCCTGGAAGGGACAAAACATTTGTCCAGGTCTTAACAAGACATTCCCAGTCCAGCTTCACTAAATTCCTTGGTCTTCcagtcctcctccacctcctactCTAACACACAACCGGGTCCGTTAGGAATTCAAATTTAAGCTATTGTGGGTCTGACTGAACTCTTAACGAAtaaagacaggaggggggggggggggggggggggtatgaacAGTTTGGGCCAGATAAATTCatacaaatgattaataataaccttttctttcctagtgtttaatcttgaaattagaatgtaTGTGCGTCACATTTTtggtttcgttgttttggttaagttgttttgaatgtctgtacaaacagaacattgttttgatatagcaggaacacaatcttttctccaattgtcaacaccacTGACCTACAtagcatcagctgtgtcaaggctggtcaagagatgaacattttacCTAGCAACTTTCAGAGGAGGCGAGACTGGGAGACTTTgctccttgtcacttcctggattccagtgccaagaggcGTGGATTACGCCTGTGCACTTCGAGGAGGGACCtcctgttataaaatagacaggtgCTGGCTGTTTGATGTGTTAGGATACGACTCGAGACTGTCCGGGACTGCTAGAGTGCCGGACAgtgtgttggatgcccattgctttgctgattgatATCTTTCAtggctttctaaataaatacttgattgaacaaaccgagttcggctcatcttctcatatttaggataaacgaccACGCAACGACAGGTCGCACCGGACAGTCCTTGAGGAGGACCGGGACATTTCCCTGAGGGTTGCTGTGGCCTGCCAGGAACAGTAAGCTTGATCAGTGATGATGTAACTAGCAGGTCAGAGTGGATGTACATCTTGAATTAGACATGACGGCTACCTTGCCAAACTGCTGTGGTTCTATGAATGGCAGCTTTATTGTTCTACATTGAGCTACTAATTTTAACTTTTCTCGGCTGTAACAAATTTGAAATGCAGCACAATGTAACACAGGTGTCCTCTTGTGGGCTTTCTGGAATGACTTGAAGATGAGAACTGAAAATGAATGTCGTAGCTGATTGACCGGCTGCCAGATTTATAGGGTAGCGGGTTTCGGGAGATCAGTCCAATTATCTTGAATTGAATGGTTGTGTGCTTAAGTACTATATATCAATTTAAACTGGTAAAACATGGAATTTTGAAGTAAAAAACAGCAGATAAAAAGAGCCAAGACTTTAATAAAACCTTTTATTGAGTTTGTCAAAGTCTGGTTACCAGACAACATTTACAAAAGTTATCATTCAGTTTCTAccacatataatacatttctgtGCAATTCTTGAGTATACACGAATAATCCGTTTCTCAAGTAAAGCAAAACACATCCAGGCCAGAGTAACAGGAGTCAACATAAATATCTGACTTGGGGGAGAGGCAAAGAAATTCGATCATATTCAACGGtcacaaaaaatacaatacatacatTAACCAGACAAACCAACCGATTGCTGCTTGTTTTACAAGTCATTCAGAAGTCTAGCTGTCAATGTAGAGATATTTACATATACTGTTTGTGTACAACGTACAATAATGAAGTAAAGGAAGTCCCGAACTTTCAAATGCAAAACTGTGTTTCCTTTCCTTAACTGCTCAACTTGAGCTGGCGCTGATGACGTTTGTGCACTGAGGTTCACAGAAAGAGCCAAAGCGCCCGTAGATGTCTCTGGCTCGAACAGCAAAATGATAAGTGGAGCCAGACTGGAACTGTGTCAGTGTACAGGCCATGGGCAGAGGAAGGGCCTTCACCTCCCCAATCTTCTTCCAGTGCTGCTGCAACACATTGCTGCTGGAGTTGTCTTGGTGGAAGGCATAGAGGTGATAACTGTCTACAGCTGCACAGGTCCGGTCAGTTTCTGACACACACCAGGACAGAACTATACCAGTCTGACTTGGCACCAGCTTCAGCTGGGGTTGCTGAGGAAGTGTGGTCCGCTCAGCCTCTGGGGGTAAACGTGACGGTGCGGGTGCCACAGGGAGAGGGGGCAGCACTGAAACCCGGCTCGGGGTAGTAGTGGTTACAGGGCGGGGTTTCAATGGCGAGTCCTATGAAAGAGAAAACTATTGTCATAAGTTGGTCCGCTGGCAAAATGGGCTGAATATGATCCGGACATCACAATTTcttgaataattaaataatcatgcaaagagagagtgtgtgtggaaagTGTGTTGAAAGTGTGTAACTTAAATTCCTAAAAAATCGGACAAATGTATTTCTAAATCCTCACCAGTGGGGGGCGGTGGTGGACAGTCAACTGAGGACTGCTGTGTGGAGACAACCTTGCTCCTGTACCTGAGGAAAAGAGCAGACATGAGAATTAGACGTGCGGTTTATTTTAAAACTAGATCAACTGATTGCAACCAACGGCCATGATGAAATGTAAAGCACTGGTTTATGTGTTTGTCATTTGTCATTTGGCTCAAATCCTCCTTTCATGCTCTACATATAAAAAGGTGTTCTTACTGTTGACAAGGCTGACGGTTGGAAGTGGACGCTGGGTCGGTGAGGGGGCGGCAACAGTGGCATTTTTCACTCCTGTCACTGGAGAGCATAGAGCACAATACTATTAGACTCACAACTGCTTTTCAATACAGTATCTGTTAGCACATAAAGACCAATTCAATGAGTTGAACGTGTAttttattctatggggggggtaCACTTCAGCCCTACCttgcacatcatcatcatcctcagtgAGATCTATGAAGGAGCCTTTGGGTCGTGCCGTGGCTGCTTTAGCTTGGTTGtctggaaaggggggggggggggggggggtaaaagttGAGAAATTcagcaaaagaaaaaggcaGCAGCTCAACAACACAATCACCAAAAGGTAGAGAAAGCACGCTGCTGTTTAAACAATGATAATGCACATTTGAAGTGAAAGCCTCATGTTGTCATGGCGTTTTATCGCTGACAGCGGAAATTACACTTTTTAAACACACTACagcaatcataataataatcacagcaAACCCCCACCTGTCTTTGACGTCAGAGATGTCCCCTGTGGAGGTCCTGGAGCAGTGGAACCTGTAGCTGCTGGCCCAGACGTtgcaggagaggaggcagacgACATCGCTCCGGCTATAGAGATGGACTGAGCTGGCGTCCTGGCCGTGGTTAAGGACATACCAGCATTGGGAGTAGTTATCCCCCCTGCACCCCCATGATACACGGCTCGGGCCAGAGAGATCTGGGTAGAGGGAAACTGGCCGGTGGAGGCATGGAGCGCTGAGACAGTAGCAGCAGCTGGGCTAGAAGCTGATGTCGTCGTGATGATGGGAGTGGGCTTGAGTATATACGTGGTGGTAGAAGCAGTGTTTTTGGCCTTGTTGAGTGAATTGGCTGCGGACAAGGAGGAGACGGGGAAGTTGACCAGTGTTCCTGCCTGACCATTAGCCACTGATAAAGGCAGCTGGATGAGGAGCGGCTGGCCCGAAGCCATCATGCTGTTCCCAGGGCCTGCCTTCAGTAGCAGGGTGCCTGTGGGACTCTGAGTGGTAATGCCAGCAGCCAAGGTGTTGGCAGCATTAGCAGACGAGGTGATCAGCTGGAGGATGGGTGCCTGCTGAACCATAGTTGTGGAGGTGGATGTTGTGACTGAAGCTGGGACCGAGGCTGACAGGGCTgtctgagctggattcactgggggaaaaaagaaagatggcTTGTTTTAGAAGGCGGCAGGAAGTATcgctgtgatcttttgttttttaaactcaagtAACTTATAGACAACTAAGAAGTGTTAAACCTGACGCAAATTATTTGTCATTTCGCCACGCATATTCTAAACCTGTctttttggaatgggctgttttcttTGGCTTATGCTAATGCTCtcgagctacttcagaattattccatgtcattagtgagtcctcctcagatcgttcttattgtttgtgtgctggacgttgtgtgcagagctttttataaacagtctacgGTGCAGTGAACTTTGAAagattatcaaaatgatctagCAGATTTTGACCTGCAGTTTCAGATTGTTGCACCACTGCCATAGTTTATCAGATAATGTAGAATAAGACATATTCAATtctgtccacagactgaaggcacaCTGCCCCCCCGCACAACAGAGCACTGGTCGCCACTTTATTCTAttttcattaatattaatatttcattaaaatcagCACTTCCCTTTTTTCCCGGAGATTCACAATACAAAAGCCAACTGTGAAGTACAGAAGGTGAACGGTTCGCAGGACATGCGTTTCAAATACAGACAGTGGGGAATTATGTCATGTATATTTTTGGCAAGGATCCCGAAAGTGAAAAACCTATCCCAGCATTGCAGTACTCGCATGCAGacaaattcaataaaaacacttaaggcaatattttttattttcaatttgtttCTACAAAAACAGAATTATTTACATAATGTCTCAATTATGTACTCTTACATTAAAAAAGGCAACACACTGTGGTTCAACAATATGATAGTGGATTTGGGTCTTTAAAATATATCTCTGTGCTGGGGAAGGAAACTACAGCATACAGATACAATTACatgaacacagagagaacatgcaaattccaaaagtaaataaacaggATTACGAGTAAATCCCTTAAATTTGTAGTTTGTGACGCAGCTGAAAATTGTTCCACTGTATTTATTTCGGACCAACGCAACATCCGacttgaaataaaaatactacTCACCAGCTGGGGTGGAGGAAGAAACTGTTGATATCTGCTTTAACTCCATGGAAGTCCGGATCGGCCTGTTCAGAAAAATTGCTTATACTTAGAgtggtttaaaggttcagtgtgaagaaTTTAGTGCCATCTAGTGAAGTTGCATATTTTAGCgtaatacccctcacctcagcctccccttccaaacatgaaagagaacctgtggtagactTCAGTCGTCATAAAAACTCTGGTGTTTTTCAAGTctaggctactgtaaaaaacatggtggcctccatagagaggacccgctcccaatgcaaataaaaagtatttagaTATAAAGGGCCTATCCTagtgaaaagaaaataacaattcaTAAAATTTAGAAAattacacactagtgaaaacctCACTagcattattttatattcaattcctACCATTAAGGGCATTTGTGTGAAAGGcatcctttcacctaaatcttacacactggacctttaagtacATGACAGGAAGACAAGTGAATGTGTTACAGTGAGGACACttcaatttaattcattttcacacagtaaTCTTCAAACAAATTTTGGTGTCTCATTATTTAAGTACATCtctaagtttttttttgtctcaaaCTCACCAAGGACacacttcatttaaaaaaaggaacatCTGTCCTCTAAGGGTGATATTTTgataatttgaatatttaaatgacCCATAATGACAATTGTCCCAGTATGCTTCTGTTGCTGAAccataacactttttttttgtattcaacCTTTATTAAACCAGGAAAAGTCTCATTGAGATTAAACATCACTTTTACAAGAGTGTCCTGGCCAGGACCGGCAGCAGCTAAATGAACAGGCTTGCAGACAAATGTATAACTATTACTAATACAAATAAAGAATACACCacagaataataaaatattcGACACAAGTCATGAACATCACGGATAAGTCGGGGACAATGTGAATCAGAGAGCAGTCACATTTGCACACCTGCAAAATAACCAGCCTAAATCAAGGTAATTCAAAATTGCTTTAAATGCATCCATTGGGATTCAGCTAACTTTTTTACCTATTCCAACAGAGGGAGCAGCAAACTTAAACGTTATTCTTCCCAATTCAGTAACAGCttcagggacagagagaaagcAGCAAAGAAATGAACTTCCAGTCCTTTTTTGAAGGATTAAGAAGTTTAAGTACGACGGAAGTAGACTGAGAATATCGGCTTACAAATAAGAATTTCCCGATGGTTTAGTCTACACGGGAACAAGGCAGACAATCCAATGAAAGCAAACAAGCAAATCCCAGAGCCCTAAAGTGTAGTGATAGATGAAAGATTCAGTTCCTTTCATTTTGCATTTGATAACATCCAGAGTTGTGTTTCATCAGCAATCATAACTTTTAAATCACACAAAGTATGTTCTAACATTAAGAGCTAGTCGTTGCTCACAAAAAGGCCGGTTTGATTTAGGTCAGAGCAGAATATCACAGTATCATCCACATAAAAGTGGATATTTGCGTTGGAAACATTATTGATACAAGACCGCCAATACATGTAATGAATGGGAGTTAAATTTGATACCCTAGGGGAAGTGATACCTGCCAGCCGGACTGATAAGTGCTTGGTAGAAACTTTTCAAACCAAAGGACAGTTTGTCCTGACAGTCCTAAACTGTCTCAATGTTGCATGGTCCATGTCCAAAGCGTCAAATAGGTTCATAACAAGGGCTGCAAAATCATTCACCGCTCTTAAGGCCGCTGTAATTGTCAGTATTTTTTATTGAAACCTGATTGATGGTCAGGTGCGATATTGTTAGTAGATGCTACTGTTTTCTTGAAAAAATTCGGGTCTTCTCTTCACTCGCAGTATTTCATTGATAACATCGCGAATCTCTCTCCAGTTGGTACAGGTTAGATGAGGGAATCGTCGTTCGATCAGCATCCTCATAGTCCTCCTTAAGTTCCTGGGGAGCGCCTCCTTGCCCAATAATCCAACGTAGTTGACTCTAGCCACCCAGTCACAGTAGACGTCATAGGGTACTATGGTGCGGAATATGTATGATGCGTAGCGGTCAGCCCTGGGATGTCCTGAGCTCCGTTTGCAGttgttgtaaagcactttttCCAACTGGGTATTGATCGTGCGGAGAAAAATGTCAGCTCTGCATTTCCCCTCACTGAAGTCTGACAGCTTTTTTGCCATGACCATTTGATGTGACTTATCtatgtcctcttcctcctccattttttcttctttgatcTTCTTCTGAATAGACAGTGCAGCAGTCTTACCAACAGATGGCGCCACTCTTCCACGGGGCACAGGCTGTGGTTCTACTGTCTGCCGACGGAGCACGCTGTTGGGAGGAGAGGTGCAGTTTTAACTACACTCTGCACTGCCTGAGGACACGCTCAGGCTTCACATTGTAGAACGTCACAAGACTCAGGACCTGGACCCACGCGTGGTTATTTTGCAGGTGCAAAACACAAActggggtgtgtgtttgtttattccaAACCAGTCTTAAGAAATATTCGGAGTGAGCgtaagagtttaaaaaaaagctgatcCTGAAAAAATCGAACCACAGACACGGAATCTTGGGTTTCCAAAAAGGTATGGATTTTGAGGATGTAAGGATTCTTTATTCTATCCTTTAGTTTTAAATTCAGCCTTTAGTGATTACAGATAGCAACCCTGGGACAATGTCAACTAGACACGTTGTGAACCGCTCAGTGTGTATTTCTGGCTTCAGTCCGGTATTGTCACGTTCATACAAAGGCCAAATTATATTCACACAATACCAAAGAGCACACACTGCTGtattcaaagaaaaacatgttcaaACACATGCTGTGA
This is a stretch of genomic DNA from Pleuronectes platessa chromosome 3, fPlePla1.1, whole genome shotgun sequence. It encodes these proteins:
- the atf7ip gene encoding activating transcription factor 7-interacting protein 1 isoform X2, producing MEVVVTEEKKKIFRARKTMKISDRQQLESLHSTLLSAAPGLSNPSPPPLMNGTHKEDGQKAGDKEQNNISDSNSPNATSPASPAPFLSLNLSPSPGSSQSPTTKDETPATSPTSPFHSLNFELKQMEDKEEETKGSLLPSLSDAVTLAPTKSKETQEKDTEMIPEVKKKEEKQTIAENPAVDSKKDSTKASSSGAELTKIKEIKKDNIKVEKDKKEDVEKESVGEEKMEVDSVKVETKAKKSSIGKITKPSRPSSTPPLNTVQEDKGSTSGVKRTLSEGSEKDGQTVKREGKRPKVEREELEAQLEFKITAKAGSHHKLEKIVQQLVDERLRVLEMTIFDKHFQELKDRVDKLDCATKHQTVINTLQAKIARLAKKFGEANQASENKRKQEALAAAAAKTAAVANNPQVQRPIRTSMELKQISTVSSSTPAVNPAQTALSASVPASVTTSTSTTMVQQAPILQLITSSANAANTLAAGITTQSPTGTLLLKAGPGNSMMASGQPLLIQLPLSVANGQAGTLVNFPVSSLSAANSLNKAKNTASTTTYILKPTPIITTTSASSPAAATVSALHASTGQFPSTQISLARAVYHGGAGGITTPNAGMSLTTARTPAQSISIAGAMSSASSPATSGPAATGSTAPGPPQGTSLTSKTDNQAKAATARPKGSFIDLTEDDDDVQVTGVKNATVAAPSPTQRPLPTVSLVNSTGARLSPHSSPQLTVHHRPPLDSPLKPRPVTTTTPSRVSVLPPLPVAPAPSRLPPEAERTTLPQQPQLKLVPSQTGIVLSWCVSETDRTCAAVDSYHLYAFHQDNSSSNVLQQHWKKIGEVKALPLPMACTLTQFQSGSTYHFAVRARDIYGRFGSFCEPQCTNVISASSS